TTAATGTCTTGTttttgtttcattttttgtttctcatttttttcaatattattagaatttgcctttattttttctttaagaTCTTTCACCTCTGGCTTTTCCACATCATTAGAGTCATTGTCTTCTATTTTATCTGCAATTTTGATCTCTTCCggtatttttatttcttgttttgTTACGATTTTCTTAAGAtctaaatttgataatctCGCTCCAAAATTTAATGTAGATATTGTCTCCTCAATACAATCATCACTCGGCGATATAGCGCACAGTGCTACAATATTCGTATTTCCATCTAAAGAATTCTGTAATAATCTCGTAAGCTTCGAATCTCTAAATCccaaatatttattattttttaaattattcaCTACCGTACACAGTGCCAATAagcttttatttataaacgCGCCTTCTGCTCTTCTATTAACATTTAATGATGCCTTCTCTGATCCAGCTAGATCTATTAagttaattattatttctatatCGTCTTTCTTATACTTGATCTGGAATATTGTGTGTGACCTACTACTTCTATTATTGTATTCTGTACTTCCATATCGCCTATTTACTTCGCATTTGTCTATAAACTCTTTAGCATCTTTCATATCTTTGATATTTGTCAAAGTTAGATCATTTATAACTGTTTTGTTATTaacattatatattttaagttCTTTGCCTGTTGATagatcaaatattttctcgttatatatttctatatAAGACACTTGTAATAAATAGtctaataataaatcttgtaaagataataaaatcatacCATTGGATTTGTCGCCCAACATCGTGTAGGTCTTGCCACTTCCTGTTTGGCCATAGGCGAAAATAGTGCAGTTTGAATCGcttttgattttttgttttatacattttttatagactTCGTAgttgttttctttatataaaatgtttataaagTTGTCATATAATATCTCTTTATCTTCGTATAGTCTAATTAGTCTATTTTGAGTGTGTTTCCAGACTCTGTTAGTTTTCATGGGATTAATACGTATATGGACTTCTATTTTGTCAGACATGTAGATGAAGTGCATCttgaatttatttgatGCCTAAATATGAAACTAATATGAAATGTGTTTCATATGTGATTGTATAATTTAGATACAGGTGAAACGACATATTACAGAAAAttagattttaatattttaaaatatctatcttttaaaaaaaaattatagtaaTAATTTACTAGATGTTATTAGAATGCATATTCTGAGCGTCGTCcataagaatatttttacaggTGTTGATAGTATATATTGTTTACCTAATAAGCtctataataaaatgatattttggCCTACAGGATTTCTACTTTAGCATTTGTATTCCAGACCAGTGAATTACAGCTAGCCCCTTTCGGCGCCTGCCTTTTCCTTGAAGTATGCTAGTTGTCATTTTAGATAAACTCTAAAGTACTTTCCAGCACAAAAAACTGAATATACGCCTCAAGGAAGAGTTAAGTTTCTCTACAATATttactatatttttagCCAAATTATATCTCCTAACGAATATTCCTGTACAAATTTTGTGTTTTAATTGCAAGAATAGAAGGGGTTCTTTagcttttctttttcaaaCATAGTAAGTCGATCCTGGTTGGTTAGTCcaacttttttatagatatttCACCTTTATTCTGCTCTTTTTGcaataaagatttatattttatcttgaAAAGTACcatgttttttttcctATATAATTGTTACtccaatataaaatatctttcaGGTGTCTAAAAAACATGGATCTGCAATTCGCTCAGTAATAATCTATAATTGATCATCAAGAAGTCTAAAAGCGGCATTCCGATTTAGAAAGTATTTGTAGATTCTATTTGAAGACAATATAATACTTTATATCTAAAATTCAATGTACTTTGTTCTTTTATGGGGTATAAAAACTTccttatataaaaaagtccCATAATAATTACAAATCTTACCTGAtgcattattaaatttataactaTGGAAATATTCTGGCTTAAGCAAGCATAtccttttttttgattatgTCGATAATAGGCACATTCCGAAGTTAAACTTGTCTATTTTTTGTGCTTATATTGCCTAGTATCATAGAATATGTCATTTCCTTAAATgctaaattttaatattttgttttctttatgctgtttatttttttctttttttataatccaAAATGTTTGATGTTCAAACCAAAAGGAATCAGAAAAATGAATTACTAAAAAGAAAGAGAGTTTTAGAAGATTTAATCAGACAATTAGTAAAAGACAATATCAATAAAgttaaacaaataatttcCACTTATAAAGatacaaatatttctatacCTCATGATTTCCCTGATTCTGTTATAATCAACAGACTTGATTCTTGGATTTTGCagcttaaaaatttaagaaacaaacaaattctaaatgaaatttacaCCAAACAAGATGAAGATTATAATGAACACATTACAATCTACAAATTACTAAAAGATACAATTTTATCTCCAGTTAGTTGTAAGAATGATGTTATTATTAAGACTTGTAGTATTAATTTACTAAATgggaatataaaatattcccATTTGGATTCTTGTTCTGAGTTCGTCTCTCCTGTAAAATGCCCCGATTTtccaaatattaataatttatttgataaaccttttattcttaaaatcaaggagaaagaatattttcGTAATTTGTTTAAGATTAAAGTAGAAGGAGTAATTTCCTTGTTTTCTAGTCTCGAAGAATTTAGTGAAGACGAATTGGTTTGCATTTTTAGCGAAAGAAACAAATTGTCAAATCATGcgcataattttataaatttggaTGAATTGacaaatttagaaatgCATGAGTATTTGGAAAAAgaagttttaaattacagaaattttttgttttctaaGAATTACACAGTTAAAAAGAAGGCCGTTCTTATTaatttgttaattttaGGAATTCCTTATTTTATTGGGAAATTTGATCTTTCATATTTTCAAGATACTGATGAATTTTATGATGTTTATTGGATCAATGAACAatgtaaataaaactttttctTGCACTTTtaagttttaattttatttcttaatttttgtttattttttttgtccCTAAAAATGTCTTCCATTTTAAACTGCATAAATGAAGTCGCTCTGCTCGTcaacaaaaaagaagacGAAGTGACATGGTCAAAAATAGACAAGATCTTCTCAATCTTGAAAGACGATCTTTCTACTAAGGAAGATTGTAAAATCTTCCTTAATAAATCCATGGATTTACTTTTAAGATCAATTTTATCTGAAAGGTCTAAATTGTCTGGGACTTCTCTAAATCTtcttaaaaagatttttgatATTCTAAAAGAAGAAGTAGGAAATATTCAGAATATTTTGtcaatattatttagaCTAAGTGGTAGAAGTAACAAGATAGTTTACAGTAGAGCACATGATGCTATACAACATATTAgtgaatatattaatttatcagAGTATTATAAAGTACTTACAGAATATTATGaatcaaataataaaaacataagaCTAGGAGTAATAAAAGCCATAGAAAAAGATCAAAGCAAAGAAGAGAGAccagataaaaataaaaacattttacaaattgagaaaattatagaaaaaggGAAAAATGACCtctttttagaaataagaaatatttgtaaaaatatgaaaaaagaaacagaaatttcaaaaaatcccatagaaaatatacaagaaataattaagTCGCCAATTAGACACTCTccatttaaaaagatacCAAAAATGGAAGAAAGCCCaagttataataaaattatagaatTAGGAAGACAAGTAAAGACGATCACGaaagagaaaaaaatagagAAAAAAGTCAAACcaataattttcaaatcAGAGgtgaaatttataaaaaagaagaaagaaattcaAGACGAATTGACTCCTAAGAAATTAGACaaatatttgaataaatatagaaacCTGTATGGgaatattttagaagagaaagaagaagaaatagaGATGAGTGATTTAAGTAAAGAAATAGAGAACTTGTCACTTgtagaagaaaataaattagaagaattaaattatgAGTACACAATAATGAACTCAGACAAGACCAAAACCAAACTAGAAGAAGACCTGAAAATAGAAGATATAGAGAATGAGATAgtagaagaagaaatagaTAGAGATGTACTTGAGATAGTAGAAGATGAAATAGAGAGAGATGTACTTGAGGCAGTAGAAGAAGAGAAGGTAGACAAACATGCGATGAACGAGCATGAGGCAGTAGAAAATGGGATGAAAGAGCACGAGGCAGAAATACAAATccaagaaaaagaaataaaagtaaaGAAATCagaaataaatcaaaatagATTCTCGTCTCTTCTATTTGCCGACAAAGACGAATGTGTAATTTACGACATAAATGTAGAAAGcccaatatttaaaaaagaagaaagtAAAAATCAAGAACCCCCTAcggaaaaaaatgaattaaaaGACTCAGTAGATTCTACGCCTAAAAACTGCCCAAATTCAACCCTAAAAACTGTAGTAAATACGGCAGTAAGCTcgtcatttttatattcaaatgAAAATTCAGTAGATTATACGAAAATTGACTCTGTAATTGAagtagataaaaatttatttaatatgaaaaaaaattaaaaaaaaaaatttaaagaaaatcttaaataaaaattttataagtaaatttattaaatatttgcGGATTGAgttatatttgaaaatattttaatactcaaaaaattttgaacgAGCGAAAcaacatttaaaaagaaattattaaatgtaactcattcaaaaaaaaacaataaaatttttaatatttttttttctaatttgtCCCCTATGTCAAAACTCCTTTTTTCAGAAActtctttaaattcaaaactTAAAGAAATcttagaaaaaaacaacttTCTTACTCTAACTAACGTACAAGAAAAAACACTGCCACTAATgctaaataataaagacatAGTAGTACAATCACAAACAGGATCTGGTAAAACTCTGAGCTTTGTCTTACCAATACTCCAcaattatctaaaaaaccaaacattctataaaaatca
The DNA window shown above is from Vairimorpha necatrix chromosome 7, complete sequence and carries:
- a CDS encoding kinesin-like protein; the encoded protein is MSDKIEVHIRINPMKTNRVWKHTQNRLIRLYEDKEILYDNFINILYKENNYEVYKKCIKQKIKSDSNCTIFAYGQTGSGKTYTMLGDKSNGMILLSLQDLLLDYLLQVSYIEIYNEKIFDLSTGKELKIYNVNNKTVINDLTLTNIKDMKDAKEFIDKCEVNRRYGSTEYNNRSSRSHTIFQIKYKKDDIEIIINLIDLAGSEKASLNVNRRAEGAFINKSLLALCTVVNNLKNNKYLGFRDSKLTRLLQNSLDGNTNIVALCAISPSDDCIEETISTLNFGARLSNLDLKKIVTKQEIKIPEEIKIADKIEDNDSNDVEKPEVKDLKEKIKANSNNIEKNEKQKMKQKQDINIEKQEMKHQPKISERMNMEEMKEFIIKKQEIKENFIVEDVKPFKELENKKIKLYEDRIETLEKMIINMFKKCPNKNMKDIFILEKHMFNLKLKKIEK
- a CDS encoding armadillo-repeat protein, with the translated sequence MSSILNCINEVALLVNKKEDEVTWSKIDKIFSILKDDLSTKEDCKIFLNKSMDLLLRSILSERSKLSGTSLNLLKKIFDILKEEVGNIQNILSILFRLSGRSNKIVYSRAHDAIQHISEYINLSEYYKVLTEYYESNNKNIRLGVIKAIEKDQSKEERPDKNKNILQIEKIIEKGKNDLFLEIRNICKNMKKETEISKNPIENIQEIIKSPIRHSPFKKIPKMEESPSYNKIIELGRQVKTITKEKKIEKKVKPIIFKSEVKFIKKKKEIQDELTPKKLDKYLNKYRNLYGNILEEKEEEIEMSDLSKEIENLSLVEENKLEELNYEYTIMNSDKTKTKLEEDLKIEDIENEIVEEEIDRDVLEIVEDEIERDVLEAVEEEKVDKHAMNEHEAVENGMKEHEAEIQIQEKEIKVKKSEINQNRFSSLLFADKDECVIYDINVESPIFKKEESKNQEPPTEKNELKDSVDSTPKNCPNSTLKTVVNTAVSSSFLYSNENSVDYTKIDSVIEVDKNLFNMKKN